The Spinacia oleracea cultivar Varoflay chromosome 2, BTI_SOV_V1, whole genome shotgun sequence DNA segment GTGACAAAGCAGCAGGAACAACACAACAGTACTACTGTTGTGCACACTCCAGAGGTGCTTGTTCCCAATGTGACTGATCCAACTCCATGGAAAATTGTGACAAGGAGGACTAAGGGACTGTCTAGGATGAGGGCTTTGAGCCCTAGCAATCCTAAAGAGCTAACAGGAGGTGACATGGAGATGCATAACCAAACAAACCCCCCTGATGAAGAAGGTTAATCTTTGTAGCTGGAATGTGAGGGGACTTAATGATCCTATTAAGGTCCCAGAGGTAAAACACCTTCTCAATTCTCATAATATTCAGGTTGTAGCTCTGTTAGAAACTAGAGTTAAAGAAAGCAATTTCAATAGAGTAGTCAATAAATTTGGGAGAAGTTGGAAATGGGAGAATAATTACACTAAGAACCCTAGAGGTAGAATCTGGGTAGGGTGGCAGTATCTTGAAGTTGATATCCATGTGTTACAGGTTCATGAGCAATATATTCATTGTGAAATTAGGGATAGGCATGGAGTGGTGGATCTGTATGTCACTCTGGTGTATGGGCTTCACTCTATAGACACTAGGAAGATCTTGTGGAACTCTCTTACTACTCTTGCCTCAAGTGTGGGTAGGTGTCCTTGGATTATTACTGGAGATTTTAACTCACCTCTGTATGCTGATGATAGAATCAATGGTGCTCCTGTCTCAGCTGCTGAAATGAAAGACTTTAATGAATTCATCACAGGTGTTGGTTTGTGTCCTTTAAAAAGTGTAGGGCATTATTTCTCTTGGCACAAAGGTACTGGTGAAGGCAAAATAGCTAGCAGGATTGACTGGTGCTTGGGAAATGCTGATTGGATTCACAAATTCAGTAATGTTCAAGTTGAATACCTGAACCCTTCTATCTCTGATCATTCCCCTTTATTGATAAATTGTTTTCCAGATAAAGCTGAGGGGGGCAGGCCTTTCAGATTTTTTAACTATCTGGATGAACATAGTAATTTCTCTGCTATTATTCAGACAGCCTTTTCTGATGAGGTCCATGGCACTCCTATGTTTAAACTTTGGtgtaagttgaaaaaggtcAAGGCAGAACTCAAAAAGTTACATAAAGAAGACTTTTCTGGTCTTACTGAGAAGATTGCCCTTGCCAGAAGTGAGCTTGATAATGTTCAGCAGAATTTGCAAACTACCAGCATACCTGAACTTCTTAATCAAGAGGTTGTTTGCATTAAACAGCTTAGGCATTGGCTGAGAATTGATGAGATAGCACTGAGACAGAAATCCCGGATACAGTGGATTCAGCTAGGAGATTCTAACAATCAATTTTTCTTTTCCACTGTGAAGGAAAGGGCTAGATTCAATAGAATTTCCATCCTGTATGATGACAATGGCACTAAATTGGTTGAACCTGATCTAATTCAAGCAGAAATTCTGAGCTTCTATAAAAAGCTGCTTGGCACTTCTGCAAATACTCTTCCCTCTATTCACCTTCCAACTATGAGAAATGGCCCTACACTGAACAATGATGCTAGGCAGGAGCTGTGTAGGAATGTCACTGATGATGAGATTGATTTGGCAATGCATGGGATTGGCAATGATAAGGCTCCTGGACCAGATGGACTAAATGCAGTCTTTTTCAAAAAAGCTTGGCCTTTCATTAAGCAGGACATTTACAGAGCAGTGAAGGATGTTTTTGCTACTAATTCAATGCTACCTCAGTACAATTATACCTCTATTACCCTCATTCCAAAAATTCCTAATCCAACCAAAGTTAAAGAGTACAGACCAATTGCATGTTGCAATGTGGTGTACAAAATTGTTTCAAAAATTCTCACTGCAAGAATGCAAGGGGTGATTGGGCAGGTTGTAAGTGAATGCCAATCTGGTTTTATCCCTGAGAGGCaaatttctgacaatattttgcTTGCTACAGAACTGATCAAGGGTTACACTAGGGATCATTTATCACCCAGATGTATGCTCAAGATTGATTTAAAGAAAGCCTATGATTCAATTGAATGGCCTTTCTTGGTTAGTGTTATGGATGCTTTGGGTTTTCCTCACAGATTTGTACAATGGGTGTTCACTTGCATTTCCACTGTCTCTTACAGTGTGCTCATAAATGGGAAGCCTTGTACACCTTTCCAAGAAAAAAAAGGGCTGAGACAAGGAGACCCCATGTCTCCTTTTTTATTTGCTATTGGTATGGAGTATCTTTCTAAACACCTCCACGAGTTGCAGTCCCAGCCTGATTTTAACTTTCATCCAAGATGTGGAAAGCTGGCCCTTACTCAtttgatgtttgctgatgatttgcTCCTATTCTGTAGGGCAGATTCAATCTCTATTACATGATGTTGTCTTCTTTTAAGAATTTCTCTTTGGCTTCTGGTTTGGAGGCTAATATGAAAGTAACATTTATGTTGGGGGTGTATATGGGCAGGATAAGGCTGAAATTTTGAATGTTGTCTCTATTCATGAAGGTACCTTTCCCTTCAGATACCTTGGTGTTCCTCTCTCAACTAAGAAACTGAAGTATAATCAATGTAGGCCTTTAATTGAGAAGGTGTTGGCTAGAGCTAAAGTTTGGACTGTCAAGCACCTTTCTTATGCAGGTAGTTGGTTCAGACAATCTTGCTGAGTTTGCAATCTTTCTGGTGCCAGATTTTCATCTTGCCAAAGAAAGTGATCAAAGAAATTCAAGGATACTGTAGAGTGTTCTTGTGGACAGGTAACACTGATCCTTCAAAAAAAGCTCTCGTTGCTTGGCACATTCTTTGCTTGCCTAAAGTTGCTGGTGGTTTAAACCTTAAAGATATGTGTTGGTGGAACAAAGCAGCTGTTGCTAAATTGCTTTGGGCTATAACTTATAAAAAGGACAGGCTTTGGTGTAAATGGGCTCATGCCTATTACATAAAGGGGAGGGATATTGGGAGTACTCACTGGCCTGTTAACATGTCTTGGCCTTTGAGAAAGATTCTGAATTCTCAGAATTTAGTAGATAACATTAGAGGTTGGAGTGCAGTGAGTAAGGGGGGTATCTTTTCCATTAAAATCATGTACCACTTGCTGATGGGGCCTTATGATAAAGTCAGCTAGAGGAGAATCATTTTCCATAACAAAGCTTCCCCAAAAAGTTTGTTTATCTCATGGCTAGCTATGTTGGGGAGATTGCCTACTCTGGATAGACTTCTCAAATGGAAAGTCGTGGATTCAAATGTGTGCCCATTATGTTCCTGTATGTCAGAGTCTGCTCAGCATCTGTTTTTTGAGTGTAGCTACTCTGCTACTATTTGGTCCTCAGTGCTTGCCTGTTTACAGTTTCACAGACCTGTTTCTCAGTTGGATAATGAAGTGATGTTGATGAGTAGAGCTGCCAAAAGAACTGGTGACAGATTCAAGCTGCTTCTGATGTTCTTTGCAGAATGTCTTTATGGTATATGGCTGCAAAGAAATGCAAAAATTTCCACACAATCCTGCAGAAGTCCCCATGATCTTCTGAGAGATATCAAGTATAGAGTGGCATGTAGAGCTACTGACCAGCAAAAATCCATTATCTTGATGTAATCCTGTAGTCTAGCTGTTTTAGTTTGTGTGTTTGGGCCTAATGGCTTGTTCTGTGGTGTTTGCTGTGTTGGCTTTTTTGCTTTTTGTAGCTCCAGTTGTTCTGTTGGCTTTTGGGGCCTTGTACTGATTGTAAGCTAGTTTGCTAGCTTTTCCCTTggtaataatatattattatttgccaaa contains these protein-coding regions:
- the LOC130467454 gene encoding uncharacterized protein, with protein sequence MENPVTKQQEQHNSTTVVHTPEVLVPNVTDPTPWKIVTRRTKGLSRMRALSPSNPKELTGGDMEMHNQTNPPDEEALLETRVKESNFNRVVNKFGRSWKWENNYTKNPRGRIWVGWQYLEVDIHVLQVHEQYIHCEIRDRHGVVDLYVTLVYGLHSIDTRKILWNSLTTLASSVGRCPWIITGDFNSPLYADDRINGAPVSAAEMKDFNEFITGVGLCPLKSVGHYFSWHKGTGEGKIASRIDWCLGNADWIHKFSNVQVEYLNPSISDHSPLLINCFPDKAEGGRPFRFFNYLDEHSNFSAIIQTAFSDEVHGTPMFKLWCKLKKVKAELKKLHKEDFSGLTEKIALARSELDNVQQNLQTTSIPELLNQEVVCIKQLRHWLRIDEIALRQKSRIQWIQLGDSNNQFFFSTVKERARFNRISILYDDNGTKLVEPDLIQAEILSFYKKLLGTSANTLPSIHLPTMRNGPTLNNDARQELCRNVTDDEIDLAMHGIGNDKAPGPDGLNAVFFKKAWPFIKQDIYRAVKDVFATNSMLPQYNYTSITLIPKIPNPTKVKEYRPIACCNVVYKIVSKILTARMQGVIGQVVSECQSGFIPERQISDNILLATELIKGYTRDHLSPRCMLKIDLKKAYDSIEWPFLVSVMDALGFPHRFVQWVFTCISTVSYSVLINGKPCTPFQEKKGLRQGDPMSPFLFAIGMEYLSKHLHELQSQPDFNFHPRCGKLALTHLMFADDLLLFCRDKAEILNVVSIHEGTFPFRYLGVPLSTKKLKYNQCRPLIEKVLARAKVWTVKHLSYAGNTDPSKKALVAWHILCLPKVAGGLNLKDMCWWNKAAVAKLLWAITYKKDRLWCKWAHAYYIKGRDIGSTHWPVNMSWPLRKILNSQNLVDNIRGWSAFHRPVSQLDNEVMLMSRAAKRTGDRFKLLLMFFAECLYGIWLQRNAKISTQSCRSPHDLLRDIKYRVACRATDQQKSIILISSCSVGFWGLVLIVFPFPPGLLSPYPFGASLSGLPFLSQFLFPCSLCPRLSMDTHLPSFRRIWNLISPFAIFSDIVVFTIFFFLASRTPSVLLNLLTINSSLSPWYNSPNLGFFLGYGYEAPPITGLRLAASAPSTTNAASHRLSAVRVCMR